From the genome of Triticum aestivum cultivar Chinese Spring chromosome 1A, IWGSC CS RefSeq v2.1, whole genome shotgun sequence:
TGGCAAATAGATTGAATGACTAGGTTCATTCAGGCAACTAAGCTTTACCAATTTACCCTTACAAAGTCTTCTCTAACCAACATTGTTTGAAGCCACAAAAGTCATGCACCCAAACACCAACAGATAAAGACATAGGACTTCGGACATATCCAAGCTACTGGCACATTAAGTCCATAGCAACTTATATTTTTTCATACCGTGTCGTGTCATTCTGCACTGACTCTCACTGACCAGCTGACGGCCATTCTGCAAAACAGGGAATGTAAGGTAGACCAAACCTGGATTGTGTAGAAGTGGAGAAGACACGCACTTTCTGATTATCCATATTGTACGACATTATTAACTTCTGTTTGTTGGTAACGAAAATCACATTACAATCTGGATGGACTGCAAACATGGTATAGGAATAGGAGTATCCTTTGTGATGCCTTGTGAACAATTTTAAAACGCTCATTGTATGCTTTAGTGCCCACTTTCCATTAATGTAATCCTCTAGAACCCAAATATAGAGTTGGTAATCATCAACATTCTCAATCCTCCAAGCATACAAGAGCCCCTGAGACTGGCCAATGGAATAATGTGTAAACAGGGTTGGCAAGTCATCTGGCATTTCAATCTCCCTCCAAACTTTCCCCTCCGCGTCGACCGTGACTATTGAGTTACTAAAGGTAGTCAAATGCATAGCGCCATTCAGAAACACATACCCTGCATGTCTATTCACAGTGGTTCCAGAGGCCCACTTACTCTGAACAGAAGTCCACCGCCCAGTTTCTGATGAGTAGATAGACACTTGTCCGTGGTTTGGTGCCTCGGGTGCAGACAGGGCAAACGCCACAAAGCGGGAGGGAACGGCCGCATCGAAGCCCAAGTA
Proteins encoded in this window:
- the LOC123187290 gene encoding F-box protein At5g49610, yielding MAARRRTARRPPGGRRRHDGGPPHRTLPFPDIATVACEKQKQQPVESMSIPEGPLVEILSRVPYKSLCRFKCVSKPWFALCSDREILKKSPQSLAGFFLNFGGNICVRNLSGRGPPLVDLNLQFLRENYKRVWLEQCCGGLLLCDCAKSRSLGGGGGGGHDYVVCNPATKEWTVLPHIQFLVQGIVNVGPLIYLGFDAAVPSRFVAFALSAPEAPNHGQVSIYSSETGRWTSVQSKWASGTTVNRHAGYVFLNGAMHLTTFSNSIVTVDAEGKVWREIEMPDDLPTLFTHYSIGQSQGLLYAWRIENVDDYQLYIWVLEDYINGKWALKHTMSVLKLFTRHHKGYSYSYTMFAVHPDCNVIFVTNKQKLIMSYNMDNQKVRVFSTSTQSRFGLPYIPCFAEWPSAGQ